From one Plasmodium malariae genome assembly, chromosome: 12 genomic stretch:
- the PmUG01_12021900 gene encoding phosphoethanolamine N-methyltransferase, putative — MNNQPVDKKYLENNQYSDEGIKSYEFIFGEDYISSGGISATTKILSDIHLDENSKVLDIGSGLGGGCKYINNKYGSYVYGVDICENLVSIARTRNKEKPKIEFEAIDILKKEFPLNHFDMIYSRDSILHLSVEDKKKLFEKCYLWLKPNGVLLITDYCADKEENWDEEFKEYVKKRKYALITTEEYGQLLSFCNFKNVEAKNISDYWLQLLEMEVNRLEQKKEEFTSKYSTKEYESLINGWNRKIRDTKRNLQVWGYFKAYKI, encoded by the exons atgaataaccAACCTGTAGATAAAAAATACCTCGAGAATAATCAGTACTCGGATGAAG gAATAAAATCCTACGAATTTATATTTGGAGa AGATTATATTTCCTCGGGGGGTATATCTGCAACAACCAAAATTTTGAGCGACATACACTTAGATGAAAATTCGAAAGTTTTGG ACATCGGATCGGGATTAGGAGGAGGatgtaaatacataaataacaaatacgGGTCATATGTTTATGGAGTGGACATTTGTGAAAATTTGGTTTCAATAGCTAGGACAAGGAACAAAGAAAAGCCTAAAATCGAATTTGAAGCTAttgatatattaaagaaagaATTTCCTTTAAACCACTTCGATATGATATATAGCAGAGATTCTATTTTGCATTTATCTGTAGAAGATAAAAAGAagttatttgaaaaatgctATTTATGGTTAAAACCAAATGGGGTACTTTTAATAACTGATTACTGTGCTGACAAAGAAGAAAATTGGGATGAAGAATTTAAagaatatgttaaaaaaagaaagtatgCATTAATTACTACTGAGGAGTATGGTCAACTATTATCATTTtgcaattttaaaaatgttgaaGCCAAAAATATTAGTGACTATTGGTTGCAGTTACTCGAAATGGAAGTTAACAGGttggaacaaaaaaaagaagaattcaCAAGTAAATATTCAACAAAAGAATATGAGTCTTTAATAAATGGATggaatagaaaaattagGGACACGAAAAGGAACCTACAAGTGTGGGGATATTTTAAAGCATACaagatttaa
- the PmUG01_12021800 gene encoding conserved Plasmodium protein, unknown function, with protein sequence MNNNVQNENFKEDNYIKAWIKQSENPELYKSWNDIEDQSYPNELIKVVDFNNFNSNLINTIMSEHSSDMLNKKKKRKAYSLFYSNELQSEYNYNYYNDENGNYNSNNNNDNNNNNNSYNNIYNSSYNNSYNSSNNDNNSSYNRNRNKNHYRNYNNNTYSSCDDSDVKYFNKLDKTPVCNMTDRPKMHSKEKKLSIKKMKRENVCTEHNNDLLCQNFINSSPILKLKQFNKPNYGSESTNEFFNNYDFETPIKLLSSKKKKCYEDKNKKDNYSNVTKENSSQENVSSNNSETKRTINFSNKTDDFNDLHYNSENEYLTSSDYLDDEDSSRCSNKKQSEVNFLGQKFDYKVVGDVINYSKDHPHFTML encoded by the coding sequence atgaataataatgtCCAAAATGAGAATTTTAAAGAAGACAATTATATTAAAGCGTGGATTAAGCAATCGGAAAATCCGGAGTTGTACAAAAGTTGGAATGATATAGAAGACCAGTCATATCCCAATGAACTTATAAAAGTTGTTGATTTTAATAACTTTAATAGTAATCTTATAAACACAATAATGTCTGAACATTCATCAGATAtgttaaacaaaaaaaagaaaagaaaagcgtatagtttattttatagtaaCGAGTTACAGTCggaatataattataactattataatgatgaaaatggTAACTacaatagtaacaataataatgataataataataataacaacagtTACAACAACATTTATAACAGCAGCTACAACAACAGTTACAACAGCAGTAATAACGATAATAATAGCAGTTATAATAGAAACCGTAATAAGAATCATTATAGAAACTATAATAACAATACGTATTCCTCTTGTGATGATAGCgatgttaaatattttaataaactaGATAAGACACCAGTATGTAATATGACTGATAGACCTAAAATGCAttctaaagaaaaaaaattatcaattaaaaaaatgaaaagagaaaatgtATGTACAGAACATAACAATGATTTATTATGTcagaattttataaattcatctcctattttaaaattaaaacaatttaataAGCCAAATTATGGAAGTGAGAGTAcgaatgaattttttaataattatgattttGAAACACCAATTAAACTTTtaagttcaaaaaaaaaaaaatgttatgaagataaaaataaaaaggataattATTCCAATGtaacaaaagaaaattcaTCACAAGAAAATGTTTCCTCAAATAACAGTGAAACTAAACGcacaattaatttttcaaataaaacaGATGATTTCAACGATTTACATTATAATTCGGAAAATGAATACTTAACATCTTCAGATTATCTGGATGATGAAGACTCATCAAGATGttcaaacaaaaaacaaagcgaagttaattttttaggtCAAAAATTTGATTATAAGGTCGTAGGGGATGTCATAAATTATTCCAAGGATCATCCACATTTTACTATGTTGTGA